In Aspergillus oryzae RIB40 DNA, chromosome 6, one genomic interval encodes:
- a CDS encoding uncharacterized protein (predicted protein) → MPCYHEMSPFSQVPGRKERRDSVSSLASVSSTMEDDSLVHRPSMSYVNVPDSSLHGLSGRVRTNGYLYICCNCHDGPKLYNNQPRCVMCQHVVCSDCQHVNVLIFVMFDYHDGLMGPLQDKV, encoded by the exons ATGCCTTGCTACCACGAGATGTCGCCATTCTCTCAAGTCCCTGGTCGCAAGGAGCGAAGGGACTCAGTCAGCTCTCTGGCATCAGTCTCATCTACCATGGAGGACGATTCCTTGGTTCATCGGCCATCCATGTCCTACGTGAATGTGCCTGACAGCTCTCTCCACGGCCTCTCCGGCCGCGTCAGAACCAATGGGTACCTGTATATCTGCTGCAATTGCCATGATGGGCCCAAGCTATACAACAACCAACCTCGATGTGTTATGTGCCAACACGTTGTCTGCTCGGATTGTCAGCATGTGAA tgttttgatttttgtgATGTTTGATTATCATGATGGGCTCATGGGGCCGCTGCAAGACAAAGTATAG
- a CDS encoding uncharacterized protein (predicted protein) — MHSVTGRKGGGIIWEGKVKKETQQVACMICRYSASLTGGPRLEARNINLPESASSLPMVSAAKINTGSLFENAVRMTGGKCLNLFIDPYKMCNQRLLVDYWPGFNVLMFVVDGFG, encoded by the exons ATGCACTCAGTGACCGGCAGAAAGGGCGGTGGGATCATTTGGGAGGggaaagtcaaaaaagaaacccagcAAGTGGCTTGCATGATCTGCAGGTATTCCGCAAGTCTGACTGGTGGACCAAGACTTGAGGCTCGGAATATTAACCTACCAGAGTCAGCCTCGAGCTTGCCCATGGTCTCAGCTGCGAAAATCAATACGGGGTCCCTG TTTGAGAACGCGGTACGGATGACAGGTGGCAAATGTCTGAATCTATTTATTGATCCCTACAAGATGTGTAATCAACGATTACTGGTGGATTATTGGCCTGGTTTTAACGTTCTGATGTTTGTCGTTGACGGTTTTGGGTGA
- a CDS encoding uncharacterized protein (predicted protein) gives MSVNVEPVVPAGRIANEATVKPIGQDLSARSVFPPPTADPQLIINGGKSPAQLRVQAQGALLSLAPHNIRYSELVGEGINPVILKQLYEEVGIKVPTPQPDAVSTQASSLVSTPRGHSFTDHTASVETAGPGEKPPAEPVRADNVTQSTGLAENASTSTPSSQPCAAKPMERKEVIARMLAAKAAKSTGVPTSPPRDLTKEAPTSGSSTTDIEKTSDTGVAAEAPAQEKEVRVREKNKAQTELARQRIEQLKKQGLMRLQQKSTSSDASPSNDLPNSKTTNDITPTLNSSSIQHPLPERPPDPETGAFARIPGLFMTEVAQASHDDPSPTPTQGLVVDSTPQPRFNQRKRPRASDFDEPVPLPRKTSNNGVNNSVSGDRLIIDISDDDLYGDDEDDAMDIETSQENDVPSVPEGPAGTYLSVESLPPRPATSSSQGFSLSATPQLPRNNDPEDLRRKHLEIQAMHKRIAELEKRKQAKLAASRTQSPRAADSEISPPGAFPPTDTEACETPIQDASASAGHNSSQVNVMDALQETISSAPSHHPTSNGLSCRLGSMDAEQLKDMKSKVLRKREIESGVPALDAEIKRSETRLAELNFEQEKLLLDITRGKEGRQQLLEELSNLNTELDGVSLEEVESALDNLRTTQESTNEAYTSSNAFRIVQELQPITPDDKDIEMPSGSEVSTQLQQQKGSAQEPSINTPTDTSNPPRPSDITAGQHDVSEVSRESTPTSSSDSTGSSMDESSDSDSDDSDDDSDDSASVEQEEPNARPPVPDVPMSVVSDGVKEINQVAPSPLSEDHHDPLPNQPQATNVTDQSDMSSSSSDQDIEITKDQASDNSTVSEAYEPPEPEGNASPANSVYSPPFSPASPGPVEPTVEPTVASSPVEKPQNTGEPSFGTVQELGVSQLGNNQVGLLDNARQPVDSNHKYSPYVSPLKSFKAFRYHPRYTDEVTGGYRSLTYSHDIDPMVYLCPFEAAGGVCNDRSCEFQHFRDMTLSGASTDLSKLHATPPHVP, from the exons ATGTCAGTCAATGTCGAGCCGGTCGTCCCCGCAGGTAGGATAGCCAACGAAGCTACCGTAAAACCGATCGGTCAAGACCTATCTGCAAGATCCGTGTTTCCCCCGCCTACAGCAGACCCACAATTGATAATCAACGGCGGAAAGTCTCCTGCACAGCTTCGAGTACAAGCGCAGGGTGCCCTTCTTAGTTTAGCTCCTCACAATATTCGATACAGTGAGCTCGTTGGGGAAGGTATCAATCCAGTGATACTTAAGCAACTTTACGAAGAAGTGGGGATCAAGGTCCCCACGCCGCAACCGGATGCCGTATCAACCCAGGCATCCTCGCTAGTCTCAACACCGCGCGGTCATTCTTTCACAGATCACACGGCTTCGGTCGAAACTGCTGGACCAGGGGAGAAACCCCCAGCAGAACCCGTGAGGGCGGACAATGTTACGCAATCGACTGGACTGGCGGAAAACGCGTCAACATCCACCCCTTCATCCCAACCGTGTGCTGCGAAACCCATGGAACGTAAAGAGGTCATTGCCCGTATGCTGGCTGCGAAGGCTGCCAAGTCTACGGGAGTTCCAACATCGCCTCCAAGGGACCTGACAAAAGAAGCACCGACATCAGGCAGCTCAACTACAGATATTGAAAAGACTAGTGACACGGGTGTTGCCGCAGAGGCACCCGcacaagaaaaggaggtTCGCGTcagggaaaagaataaagCACAAACGGAGTTGGCTAGGCAACGAATCGAGCAACTCAAGAAGCAGGGCCTAATGAGGCTACAGCAAAAGTCAACCTCAAGCGATGCATCCCCAAGTAATGACCTGCCAAACTCGAAAACAACTAACGATATTACACCCACCTTGAATTCATCGTCAATCCAACATCCCCTGCCTGAGCGTCCCCCTGATCCTGAGACAGGCGCTTTTGCAAGGATCCCTGGATTGTTCATGACCGAAGTAGCTCAGGCATCACATGACGACCCATCTCCGACGCCTACCCAAGGGCTTGTAGTTGATTCCACGCCGCAGCCTCGCTTTAATCAACGCAAGCGCCCGCGAGCATCTGATTTTGACGAGCCAGTTCCTTTACCTAGGAAGACTTCTAACAATGGAGTGAATAATAGTGTCTCGGGCGATAGGCTTATCATTGACATTAGCGATGACGATCTATATGgggatgacgaagatgatgctATGGATATTGAGACCTCCCAAGAAAATGATGTTCCTTCAGTCCCCGAAGGTCCAGCAGGGACCTACCTTTCTGTGGAGTCCCTCCCGCCGAGACCCGCGACATCGTCAAGTCAAGGGTTTTCATTATCTGCGACCCCCCAACTTCCACGGAATAATGACCCAGAAGACCTCCGGAGGAAACATCTTGAAATACAAGCAATGCACAAGCGGATTGCTGAGCTGGAAAAACGCAAGCAGGCAAAATTAGCTGCCAGTCGTACTCAGTCTCCTCGTGCGGCGGACTCAGAGATATCGCCGCCTGGAGCATTTCCACCAACTGATACTGAAGCTTGTGAGACACCCATACAGGATGCATCAGCTTCCGCTGGGCACAATTCTTCACAAGTGAACGTCATGGATGCTTTGCAAGAAACTATATCATCCGCTCCTAGTCATCATCCTACCTCAAACGGTCTTTCATGTCGTTTGGGTTCCATGGACGCCGAACAATTGAAAGATATGAAGTCGAAAGTCCTGCGGAAAAGAGAGATTGAATCCGGGGTTCCTGCTTTGGACGCAGAAATAAAGAGGTCTGAGACAAGGCTAGCTGAGTTAAATTTTGAACAGGAGAAGCTTTTGCTAGATATTAcgaggggaaaagagggcCGACAGCAACTCTTAGAGGAACTAAGCAATCTTAACACAGAGCTCGATGGAGTATCATTGGAAGAGGTGGAATCAGCATTAGACAACCTGAGAACCACGCAGGAATCCACAAATGAAG CTTACACTTCCTCAAATGCTTTTCGCATAGTCCAAGAACTGCAACCAATCACTCCAGATGACAAAGACATCGAAATGCCAAGCGGCTCCGAAGTTTCGACCCAGCTCCAGCAACAAAAGGGTTCTGCTCAAGAGCCATCCATAAATACTCCAACTGATACAAGCAACCCCCCGCGTCCGTCTGACATTACAGCTGGCCAACATGACGTATCTGAAGTTAGTAGAGAATCGActccgacttcttcctccgaTTCCACAGgatcatccatggatgaatcTAGTGATAGTGATAGCGACGACAGCGATGACGATAGTGACGACTCTGCATCcgttgagcaagaagagcccAACGCCCGGCCCCCTGTGCCGGATGTCCCTATGTCTGTTGTCTCGGACGGTGTAAAAGAGATTAACCAAGTGGCACCAAGCCCGTTGAGCGAAGATCATCATGATCCCCTACCGAACCAACCTCAAGCCACGAACGTGACAGACCAATCTGATATGTCTTCGAGCTCTAGTGACCAAGATATTGAAATAACTAAAGATCAGGCCTCTGATAATTCTACGGTTTCAGAGGCCTATGAGCCCCCGGAACCGGAAGGAAATGCAAGCCCAGCTAACTCGGTTTATTCACCCCCTTTTagtccagcttctcctggCCCCGTTGAGCCCACCGTTGAGCCCACCGTTGCTAGTTCTCCAGTGGAAAAACCTCAGAACACGGGTGAGCCATCTTTTGGAACTGTCCAAGAGTTGGGTGTCTCACAACTCGGGAACAATCAGGTTGGCCTTCTGGAT AATGCTCGACAACCGGTAGATTCAAATCATAAGTACTCGCCTTACGTTAGTCCTTTGAAATCTTTCAAGGCTTTTCGCTACCATCCAAGGTACACTGATGAGGTTACGGGTGGCTATCGTTCCCTAACCTACAGTCACGATATTGACCCTATGGTGTACCTCTGTCCTTTTGAAGCGGCAGGCGGTGTCTGCAACGACCGGTCTTGTGAATTCCAACATTTTCGTGATATGACTCTTAGCGGTGCGTCGACAGACTTGAGCAAACTACACGCAACACCTCCCCATGTGCCATGA
- a CDS encoding type II myosin (myosin class II heavy chain), which produces MLPSQLNGSPKRANPFSRASPSPSPSPSPAPRAARPKSALITQSSKFEEARGHFRNSSSLAQSTQAPFSRITSRQRSNSLRNDVTSGTFAPEFIKSEELQRGADQIRGLEGDNDFSGNKYVWLRDPEKAFIRGLILEERANGKLLVQSDDGEQREVDADQIDKVNPAKFDKADDMAELTHLNEGSVVHNLHTRYQADMIYTYSGLFLVTVNPYCPLPIYSNEYVKMYKGRSREETRPHIFAMADEAFRNLVEEGENQSILVTGESGAGKTENTKKVIQYLAAVATSDTPHARSGTKQLSILSQQILRANPILEAFGNAQTVRNNNSSRFGKFIRIEFTRSGQISGAWIDWYLLEKSRVVKPNSQERNYHIFYQLLRGADPALRESLLLSGLGIGDFAYTRDGNDSIIGVSDDEEWNALLEAFHIMDFSEDEQMHILRTISAVLHLGNVAIVKESLRADQAALGPDALRSVEKACQLLGIPSKPFVKGLLHPRVKAGREWVEKVQTPEQVRLALDALAKGIYERSFGNLVNRINQRLDRSATTSDDSYFIGVLDIAGFEIFQNNSFEQLCINYTNEKLQQFFNHHMFVLEQEEYAKEQIEWQFIDFGKDLQPTIDLIELTNPIGIFSCLDEDCVMPKATDKSFTEKLHSLWDRKSPKYRASRLSQGFILTHYASEVEYDTNGWLEKNKDPLNDNVTRLLAASTDRHVANLFSDCGDPDDEADYSKSRVKKGLFRTVAQRHKEQLSSLMSSLNSTHPHFVRCIIPNHKKRPKMFNAPLVLDQLRCNGVLEGIRIARTGFPNRLSFAEFRQRYEVLCRNVSKGYLDGQSIAQMMLDKLGLDPTWYRVGRTKVFFRAGVLAELEEKRDELIRSIMTRFQSMARGFVQRRISNKRLYRAEATRIIQQNFGVYLKLKANPWWRLFSRMKPLLGETRTANEVKKRDEKIQQLETKAKQDLADRQKLDEERRRTEIEIQKIQQTLESERALALDKEEIFKRLQMREVELSEKLAGAIADQESLEDQLDELIAAKKRCDEELHTRITQLEQAGEIIQRFEAEKHEMQAHLEEIDRRLLEAEQISAQKDGNIKELDQELKMLQSHLTLKDRKVQELEAKLLKVDQDLDIKLANTSKELDQSKKQVKDLIDENRSIRQQISDLSVTSTGYEEMLRRKESEMAVLRNDVRRHEEDKQQLETERTSLSTRHDNMQKRLRELQAETDAMRSEKAHLERELTDVKKLLDEKISEDAEAVESRKLLEQQIHDLKEQLFQAQADLSRERQSRDDVQMLAEHNLTELRDKYTSLNDSKIIIEKEMYIQQDTLRRATEARLAAEQSRKELQTELIKLRDRFTSVENARLNAEAEIERNIKNQANERLDSVRKDLDEKSRQVDEIEAERERLSIRVQELTNAIAESDNFRIRHDQHKERLERELVTLKGRLTASENDNRALLTKIQQKNLDIARSNSKASENSRLRVTTLQREKAKLEEDSKKLSRQLGDLQITITSLEKQKEKLSLSLEDLNHEANRERKACRNAEKAASTANLQLAEANRNLETERQLRTQAQANTRKLQTSLDTANKEIEGLHRQLMLLHKAVDPDSDRSPESWEEVQPDLSQKVDLAQLLDTTRAQLQVTEEKYNRAESQLAEMRRRHGDEMRELDARYSSSKRALLEEIDQNQVAGNRTPTHLRKDSENGIAKKYNTPTTPNRRFNFNENANDSARSDRTVDTVGYQKRMDMAAELEELQNKLQMSEMQNKHLQSQIQLANPLGDMRQDESPSVRRMQLLERENGRLHDQLDDSAKKVSALERSIHLGDLSLRDVQAKSHEELYDLINSQEQSRRSLLKVHNEAIAEFSDMKAQLEKLKRSKATLEVELRDSRSEAQELQLAKDQDAASRNQLLQEFADLQIRLDAETSKSADLAASQSLYKTRADEYFSKLEQAEVTVLKATRAEQFAKAQAQEAEDTCARIMSERKEMDSLVEDLQRQTQALEARMEDQAAELEGALQSKQRLQNELEDYRNQRAIDIEDKETSMEQTRQKYQREFSTLNNELEMEREKILKVRGENSRLREELEDLRSKWDNEVLNSSTWAKEKSRMEVMLQDVTTSRDEAVNAHNEAQSRVVTLLSQVRDLRTSVDDVTAERDMLLKEKKMLEVRLTEAGERLEELAKGESPSMRNAASMNRELLELKSKLAQQEDVSAAAVGKMRRADALVTEIQKEITAEREANAQLFKDKATLEKQLKESQLRCVDLETKSYSSGSQDVKFLHKRIKDLEAHLEEQEAKHSSEQRSLRNVDRTVKDLQSQIERREKINAQLTDDVNKARDKIDRLLRNIEELQHNDTDTQLQVRRAERELREEKEKSLRLERELQGWRALRLERGRGHVTFSDVGSRRGSNGFSSSDIPQRMPSNTKGFL; this is translated from the exons ATGCTTCCATCACAGTTAAATGGCTCGCCAAAGCGTGCGAACCCGTTCAGCCGTGCATCTCCATCCCCATCACCCTCGCCATCTCCTGCGCCCAGAGCTGCACGTCCAAAGTCAGCGCTTATAACACAATCGAGTAAATTCGAAGAGGCGAGAGGTCACTTCCGAAATTCCTCCTCTCTGGCACAATCCACCCAAGCCCCATTCTCTCGCATCACTAGTCGTCAAAGGTCTAATTCTTTGCGGAATGATGTCACATCAGGGACATTCGCACCGGAGTTCATCAAGTCGGAGGAACTTCAACGTGGAGCAGACCAAATCCGCGGGCTTGAAGGTGATAATGACTTTTCCGGGAATAAATACGTCTGGCTACGTGATCCTGAAAAGGCATTTATACGAGGACTTATACTGGAAGAAAGAGCCAATGGAAAGCTTCTTGTACAGAGTGACGATGGCGAG CAACGCGAGGTAGATGCGGATCAAATTGACAAGGTCAACCCGGCGAAATTCGACAAAGCGGACGATATGGCCGAGCTTACTCACCTGAACGAAGGTTCAGTGGTGCATAACCTGCACACTAGATACCAAGCTGATATGATATAT ACCTATTCCggacttttccttgtcacAGTAAATCCTTATTGCCCGTTACCGATCTACTCCAACGAATATGTGAAAATGTACAAAGGACGGAGCAGAGAGGAAACTCGACCCCATATTTTCGCAATGGCAGACGAGGCATTTCGAAACCTGGTGGAAGAGGGCGAGAACCAGAGTATTCTTGTAAC aggagaatctGGAGCTGGCAAGACAGAGAATACCAAAAAAGTTATCCAATACCTTGCAGCAGTCGCAACGTCTGATACACCACATGCTCGCTCGGGGACCAAGCAATTGTCTATTCTGTCTCAACAAATATTACGGGCAAATCCAATACTTGAAGCTTTCGGTAATGCCCAGACAGTGAGAAACAACAATTCTTCCCGCTTCGGCAAATTTATTCGAATCGAATTCACCCGTTCAGGTCAGATCTCTGGCGCATGGATTGACTGGTACCTTTTGGAAAAGTCCCGCGTCGTGAAGCCTAACTCTCAGGAGCGAAACTACCACATCTTTTACCAATTATTGCGGGGTGCAGATCCAGCCTTAAGAGAAAGCTTGCTGCTATCTGGTCTTGGGATTGGTGACTTCGCGTATACAAGAGATGGAAACGACAGCATTATCGGAGtatcagatgatgaagaatggaATGCGTTGCTTGAGGCATTTCATATTATGGATTTCTCAGAAGACGAGCAGATGCATATCCTTCGCACGATCTCGGCCGTTCTTCACCTAGGAAATGTGGCCATTGTCAAGGAGAGCCTGCGTGCTGATCAGGCGGCCTTGGGGCCTGATGCACTGAGAAGCGTGGAAAAGGCCTGTCAGTTGCTGGGAATACCTTCGAAGCCTTTTGTGAAAGGCTTACTTCATCCAAGAGTGAAGGCGGGTCGCGAATGGGTGGAGAAGGTCCAAACGCCAGAACAGGTCCGACTTGCCCTTGATGCTCTTGCAAAGGGAATATACGAACGCTCTTTCGGAAATCTTGTCAATCGTATCAACCAACGGCTAGATCGCAGTGCCACCACTAGCGATGACAGTTATTTTATCGGCGTCCTTGATATAGCAGGGTTCGAGATATTTCAGAACAATAGTTTTGAACAGCTGTGTATCAACTATACCAACGAGAAGCTGCAGCAGTTCTTTAATCACCACATGTTTGTCTTGGAGCAGGAGGAGTATGCGAAGGAGCAGATAGAATGGCAATTCATTGACTTCGGGAAAGATTTGCAGCCGACAATTGATCTGATTGAGCTAACTAACCCAATTGGTATTTTCTCGTGCTTGGACGAGGATTGTGTCATGCCAAAAGCAACTGACAAATCCTTCACGGAAAAGCTACATTCGCTCTGGGACCGCAAGTCTCCCAAGTATCGTGCCTCCCGGTTGAGCCAGGGATTCATCCTCACTCACTATGCCTCTGAGGTAGAGTACGATACCAATGGTTGGCttgaaaagaacaaagaccCACTGAATGACAACGTGACCCGTCTGCTCGCAGCTTCGACAGATAGGCACGTTGCGAACTTGTTTTCGGACTGCGGAGACCCGGATGACGAGGCCGATTACTCTAAGAGCCGGGTTAAAAAGGGACTATTCCGTACAGTTGCTCAGAGGCACAAGGAGCAGTTGTCAAGTTTGATGTCTTCGCTGAACTCGACTCATCCTCATTTCGTTCGATGCATCATTCCCAATCACAAGAAGAGGCCGAAGATGTTCAACGCCCCCCTTGTTCTAGATCAGCTACGATGTAATGGTGTATTGGAGGGAATCAGAATTGCTCGTACGGGGTTCCCCAACCGGCTGTCATTTGCCGAGTTCCGTCAGCGATATGAAGTGCTCTGCCGCAATGTGTCCAAAGGTTACTTGGATGGACAAAGCATTGCTCAAATGATGTTGGACAAATTAGGCCTGGATCCAACCTGGTACCGCGTCGGCCGAACGAAGGTATTCTTCCGGGCCGGTGTGCTAGCTGAGTTAGAAGAGAAACGAGACGAACTTATTCGTTCCATCATGACACGTTTCCAGTCAATGGCTCGAGGTTTCGTGCAGCGTCGTATCTCTAACAAACGCCTGTATCGAGCTGAGGCAACTCGGATCATCCAGCAAAACTTTGGGGTCTATCTCAAACTGAAAGCAAATCCTTGGTGGCGGTTGTTTTCTCGAATGAAACCCCTGCTTGGAGAAACACGGACGGCTAACGAAGTcaaaaagagagatgaaaAAATCCAACAGTTGGAAACAAAAGCCAAGCAGGACCTTGCAGACCGCCAAAAgctggacgaagaaaggCGCCGCACAGAGATAGAGATCCAAAAGATCCAACAAACTCTGGAGAGCGAAAGAGCTCTAGCTCTGGACAAGGAGGAGATATTCAAGAGACTTCAGATGCGAGAAGTTGAGCTGAGCGAAAAATTAGCTGGTGCGATTGCGGACCAGGAAAGCCTTGAGGACCAATTAGACGAACTGATCGCAGCAAAAAAGAGATGCGATGAGGAGCTCCACACACGAATAACACAACTGGAGCAAGCTGGGGAGATCATACAACGTTTTGAAGCCGAGAAACATGAGATGCAGGCAcatcttgaagaaattgACCGTAGATTGTTAGAGGCCGAACAGATTTCTGCCCAGAAAGATGGCAACATCAAAGAACTAGACCAAGAGTTGAAAATGCTACAGAGCCACCTCACCTTGAAAGACCGGAAGGTTCAAGAGTTGGAAGCCAAGCTATTGAAAGTGGATCAGGACCTTGATATTAAGCTAGCTAACACATCCAAAGAGCTGGATCAGTCGAAAAAGCAAGTTAAGGACTTGATCGACGAGAACCGCTCGATCCGCCAGCAGATTTCTGATCTCTCTGTAACTTCTACAGGATATGAGGAGATGCTCAGACGCAAAGAGAGTGAGATGGCTGTTCTGCGAAACGATGTAAGAAGACATGAGGAGGATAAGCAGCAATTAGAAACCGAGAGGACATCTCTTTCGACTCGCCACGACAACATGCAAAAACGTCTACGAGAGCTCCAAGCAGAGACGGACGCTATGAGATCAGAAAAGGCCCATCTAGAGAGAGAGCTCACTGATGTCAAAAAGCTCCTCGACGAAAAGATCTCTGAGGATGCAGAAGCTGTGGAGAGCCGGAAGCTTTTGGAGCAGCAGATCCATGACCTGAAGGAACAGTTGTTCCAGGCACAAGCGGACCTCAGTCGAGAGCGTCAATCAAGAGATGATGTTCAGATGCTTGCGGAGCACAATCTTACTGAGTTACGTGATAAGTACACATCCCTCAATGATTCAAAGATAATCATCGAAAAGGAGATGTACATCCAGCAAGATACACTCCGCCGTGCCACCGAGGCCCGTCTCGCTGCCGAGCAATCGCGGAAAGAGCTTCAGACTGAGCTAATCAAGCTACGAGATCGCTTCACTAGCGTAGAAAATGCTCGTCTGAATGCGGAAGCTGAGATTGAACGAAACATCAAAAACCAGGCCAACGAACGACTGGATAGTGTGCGAAAGGACCTCGACGAGAAGTCGCGTCAGGTAGATGAGATCGAGGCAGAGAGAGAGCGGCTTTCAATCAGGGTGCAGGAGTTAACTAACGCGATCGCTGAATCTGACAACTTCCGCATTCGCCATGACCAACACAAGGAACGACTGGAGCGCGAATTAGTAACTCTTAAGGGCCGACTCACTGCATCGGAAAACGACAACCGGGCGTTGTTAACCAAGATCCAACAAAAGAATCTCGATATTGCTAGATCCAACTCGAAGGCGAGCGAAAACTCACGTCTCCGGGTTACAACTCTccaaagagagaaagcaaaacTAGAGGAGGATAGTAAGAAGCTGAGCCGCCAGCTAGGGGATCTTCAAATTACGATTACATCGCtggagaaacagaaagaaaaactttCGTTGAGCTTGGAAGACTTAAATCATGAAGCAAATAGGGAGCGCAAAGCCTGTAGGAATGCTGAGAAGGCAGCATCCACAGCCAACCTTCAGCTTGCTGAAGCCAACAGGAACCTAGAAACGGAGAGACAGCTGCGGACCCAAGCTCAAGCAAACACGCGCAAACTTCAGACTTCTCTTGACACTGCAAATAAAGAGATTGAGGgccttcatcgtcaattGATGCTGCTTCATAAGGCTGTCGACCCTGACTCCGATCGGTCTCCAGAATCCTGGGAGGAAGTACAGCCGGACCTGTCGCAGAAGGTAGACTTGGCTCAGTTGCTAGATACCACGCGGGCTCAGTTGCAAGTGACTGAGGAGAAGTATAACAGAGCAGAAAGCCAACTTGCAGAAATGCGACGTCGACATGGCGATGAGATGAGGGAGCTTGATGCCCGCTACTCTTCGTCCAAGCGTGCGCTCCTGGAAGAGATTGACCAGAACCAGGTTGCTGGAAACCGTACACCAACGCATCTGAGGAAGGATTCTGAAAACGGGATTGCGAAGAAGTACAATACGCCGACGACACCTAACCGAAGGTTTAACTTCAATGAGAATGCCAACGACTCGGCCCGATCTGATCGTACAGTGGACACTGTGGGTTATCAAAAACGGATGGATATGGCGGCCGAACTCGAAGAGCTTCAGAATAAACTTCAGATGAGTGAAATGCAGAACAAACACCTCCAAAGCCAGATTCAGCTCGCAAATCCTCTTGGAGACATGCGGCAAGATGAGAGCCCTTCTGTCAGGAGAATGCAACTCTTAGAGCGCGAAAATGGCCGCTTGCATGATCAGCTTGATGATTCTGCCAAGAAGGTTTCTGCACTTGAGCGAAGCATCCACTTGGGTGACCTCTCCTTGCGGGATGTGCAAGCCAAATCACACGAGGAGCTTTATGACTTGATCAATTCCCAGGAACAATCCAGACGATCATTGCTTAAGGTGCATAACGAAGCTATTGCTGAATTTAGCGACATGAAAGCCCAATTGGAAAAGCTCAAGCGATCGAAAGCTACCCTGGAAGTTGAACTTCGCGATTCGCGGTCTGAGGCCcaagagctgcagctcgCTAAAGACCAGGACGCTGCAAGCCGAAACCAGCTTCTCCAAGAGTTCGCCGATTTACAAATACGGCTAGACGCGGAGACATCGAAGTCTGCCGACCTTGCTGCAAGCCAAAGCCTTTATAAAACTCGTGCTGATGAATACTTCAGCAAACTTGAGCAAGCAGAGGTTACCGTTCTTAAGGCTACTCGGGCGGAGCAATTTGCTAAAGCCCAAGCCCAGGAGGCGGAGGACACCTGCGCACGGATAATGTCAGAGCGCAAAGAGATGGACAGCCTTGTGGAAGATTTGCAGAGACAAACACAAGCTTTGGAGGCAAGAATGGAGGATCAGGCAGCAGAGCTAGAAGGTGCACTACAGTCTAAGCAGCGTCTCCAGAATGAGCTTGAGGACTACAGGAATCAACGCGCCattgatatcgaagataaaGAGACTTCAATGGAGCAGACGCGACAAAAATACCAAAGGGAATTTTCTACCCTAAATAATGAACTCGAGATGGAGCGGGAGAAGATTCTCAAGGTTCGCGGCGAAAACTCTCGACTTCgagaagagcttgaggatcTCCGCAGTAAATGGGACAATGAGGTACTGAACAGCTCGACATGGGCTAAAGAAAAGTCCCGAATGGAGGTCATGCTCCAGGACGTAACAACCTCTCGCGACGAGGCTGTCAACGCTCACAATGAAGCTCAAAGCCGGGTCGTCACCCTTTTGTCGCAGGTCAGGGACTTGCGTACCTCAGTCGACGACGTGACTGCAGAGCGAGATATGCtgctcaaggagaagaaaatgttgGAAGTCCGTTTGACTGAAGCTGGGGAGAGGCTGGAAGAACTTGCCAAAGGAGAAAGTCCATCAATGCGCAACGCGGCCAGTATGAATCGCGAACTCCTTGAGCTCAAATCTAAGCTTGCTCAGCAAGAAGATGTCTCTGCAGCTGCTGTTGGAAAAATGAGGCGAGCGGATGCTCTTGTGACTGAAATACAAAAGGAAATCActgcagaaagagaagccaacGCCcagctcttcaaggataAAGCTACTTTGGAGAAACAATTGAAAGAGTCACAGCTGCGCTGCGTGGATCTGGAAACAAAGAGCTATTCTTCGGGCAGTCAGGATGTAAAATTCCTGCATAAGAGGATCAAAGAT TTGGAGGCCCATCTTGAGGAGCAGGAGGCTAAACATAGCTCAGAGCAACGCTCTTTACGGAATGTTGACCGTACTGTCAAAGACCTCCAGTCCCAAATTGAGCGAAGGGAGAAAATCAACGCACAACTCACGGATGACGTCAACAAGGCCCGTGATAAGATCGATCGTTTGCTTCGAAACATCGAGGAGCTCCAGCACAATGATACAGATACACAACTGCAGGTGCGTCGGGCTGAGCGcgagcttcgagaagaaaaggaaaagtcaTTACGACTAGAGCGCGAGTTACAGGGTTGGAGAGCTCTGCGACTCGAGAGAGGACGCGGCCATGTCACTTTCAGTGACGTTGGAAGCAGAAGGGGTAGCAATGGGTTTTCCTCAAGCGACATACCACAGAGGATGCCCAGCAACACCAAAGGctttttataa